GAAACTTGAGTAGGATCTTACAACTATCCCTCTATCTCTACAAAAGGACATCAGATGAAGAACTCACTACATCCTAACGGGTAGAGTCATCATGAGAAGAAGAACCCTTGACCATCGTGTGGTCAAGAATTGGCTCTTCTTAGAGGTTGTCCCTCTCATATAAAGAAGCTTGAATATTGATTTGTGCTTGATCATACAATGATTCTAATGAAGACAATTTCCTCCTCTTTAAATTATACAATGATTATTCAAAAGACGATCCCTTCTTAGATTTCTTCTTACATTGATTCGAGCCTTTTCTATTGATTGACCTCTTTGTAGAAGGAGGCATAGGAATTCCCAATGCCTTTAGCAAGTCAAGGATGGGATTATTCATGTCCTCGACAGGAGTATCTCTATTGACACAAGTCACAAAATTCTTAAATTGGAATGGAGGGACCGACACAAGAGCAAAGGTTTTACAGTCAAAAGAAGACTCATCCTTAATAACCTTAATTGGAACTTACTCCTAGAGTAAGGTGACATGTTAACCTTGTCAAACTAGAATGACTCCAAAACAGATGAGTGATATGGAGAACTAAAATTGACCACTTTGTAAAAACGCTCCAATGATACCCTTGAGattctccaaaatacaaaaaataaaattaagattatactagaaaaatcaaaataaaaagagggGAAGAGTAAACATATTAACTCTATCCTCTTTAAGAAGCATTGGAAGCACGATCTCTTGCACATTCAACCCCTCTTGTTGTTCGTCAATCAACAAAAAACCCTGGTccacttatttttttccctaGAGTTTGGAGTCTCAAAAACCAAACTTCTTAACCTATCATTTGGAGAGATGTACCTTGCACTAGTATTATGACACTCACTTGGTATAGGAAGAGCAACTCCCTCAAACTAATCTTGTAGTTAGGAACATAGTTCATAACAATTACTATCATCAAAACACTTATAGTATTGGGATCAAATGGTGTGAGGGCAccttaaaaaaatgtcataGAAGCAATGATAAAGGAAGATGAGGACCAACCTCCAAATGCTCAATAGGAATTAATCATTCTCTTGACTTGAGTAGAGAAAGTTCATTCTTTCGATGGAAAGATAAATCCTCACAAAAGAAGGAATCTTGAAGCATTGTCTTATGTCATAAACTTCACTAGTACCTTTTGAAAAAGAagcaaggaagaagaaaaacagaaaacataaCTGTTAAGACCAAAAGCCCATATAAGAACAAATGACAATTCACTTATCAGTGACACTCTGAGAAGATGAAAAAACAAGTTGTCTCGAAAAATACGTCACCTCCGCTTTGGTTTTTCTATTATTACTAAATCAACCTAGAAAACAAGAAGAAGATTTGGTGACATGAAAATTCTTTGCAATGTGACAAGGTCAAAAGAACGACGTATTACCTTCACATGTTGCCTGTCATGACACCTTTATGGCACTCACTCAATTGCAATACAATACATGTGATTagaccatcatcatcatcacttcacAAATAGGAGGTTGACATATCTAAGCAACAACATCAACAATGATCATCGCCTATAAAAATTTGACCTCTCATAAGTAATAACTTTTAATAGCTAAAGCCTTGAAAACGACTCTATATTAACCACATAACAGTTAGAATCTTCGAGATAGACATAAGAGAAATCATTCACAGTAGCATATAACTTATGCCTTCTTTTATTACCTTTTCATTAACGATCTCCCGAAaggaaactataaaaaaatgagGTTGAACTCCACAAGGTATGAAAAATAACTCATTCCTATACGTTGTCCTCTCACTTCATTTTTTGATTAACTTAACCATCTAAGAAGGGTTGACCTAACCGATCCATCTCTTTCACCTTTCGATATGTAGGAActttatatattcttaattttatttttatttatttacattttcatCCTTGTATCCCATTTTCACCTTAGTGTGGATGATGTAATAAAGAGCACCATGAACCATATGAGATGATGGAATTTTCAAATACCTTAGTGTGGATGATGTAATAAAGAGCACCATGAACCATATGAGATGatggaattttcaaataaaagacaCTAAAGATAGGGGGGTGGGggtgagaaaaaaagaagtaaaatcttaatatcttttaattgctGAAGAAAGATGAACATCAAATCCATGGTGGCCTAAAACTAAAATGGAAAGGGCAATAAACCCAAATTGGGTTGGTTGACCTTCTATTTCCATACAATATAcatagtaaaatatttaaaattaacttcaTATTCAATGCATCTCATCATGATTAGGACTACCACCAAGATCAACTCAAAAGacaattttgggtttttattttattttattttattttttataattttgataaatcatattggcaacaataaaaaaaaaaaattattaaaaaatattaggcaaaaaatgcatattatattttgatataattggTATCCTACGAattggaggtttttttttttcttttttccaaaatattttttaaaagtacaaAATCCCTAACCTTTTTGAAGTAAAagctaaattaaaaaaaaaaaaaaaaaaaaaaaaaagaagaagaaagaattaGGTGAGGAAGAAAGTGGAGTCAAGAATAGCGACTCAatataataaactaataaagGTCCACAAAAGACATCTTTAGGGTTAgcaattgaaatttgaaatggaAGACTTAACTCTCTTCTCTTGGTACACGTTGCTTTAATTAAATACTAAATACCCATAAACCTCTTTAACAACATCCAATTGATACCCTATCTACTACTTATAATACCCaataattgtttatttatttttaaataataagtatgtGCTTCTAACCTCCAATATTAGTATGAGAAAGCTAGATTTTagttaaaatgatattttttttaaaccaaataaTATCATATCTCAATATTATTTCAAACATTTGTGATCACCTAGATTTTtggtgttattattattattattattattttcatataaaactatatttttaaaatacagcttcatagtaaatttatttttgaattgaagtcgcatttttttaatatagtttattttttgaattaaagttGGATCCTTTACATATCATGTCTTCCCTTTTAAGAAACTATGAGTCTATTTGAtagttgtttaaaaaataactttgaaaaatagtttttgaaaataattttttataattattctttaatttttatataacaaaagtctgtttaaaaagttaaatatttttattctgttttaaatatttttaaaattaatttttatatctaatttttatttttaatcattttacttgtataattattttttaaaacaaccctaaaaaatataaaagcaataaaaaataattaaaaaatgttatctgaaaaaactttattttatattcttaaaaatataaaatagaaaatagtttttttttgttatcaaacgtgttttttatgttttttgtttagaagaacaaaaaattgttttgaaaaacaatttccaaacaaatcatatatctttaaaatgcaagaaaaagtctattttaataataaaaacttggAAGAATGCCCACACCTCATACTCACCTTCTTGTTTAGATTAGACCCAAAACACAAAAGAGGACACACTCAAAACAAAGATGTGGAGTCATATCTCCTTGGGAAGAATTCCAAATGAagttaagaaaatttttctaaaaggaaGGAACATGTGAAGTAAGAAAATTTATCCCTTTAGAAATTTGAGGCATGCAAATGATGACCTCCAAGGTCTTTGTCTATGGTCATTGCCCAAAAAGGTGGTACAAAAACGTGGATTTTGGTTCATTGATCAACTCTATTGACTCTATAATTTAAAcaaacccaacccaacccaaacTTTTTATGTACTCTTGACCTTGAATTATTTACCAttcatcaaattaaaaatgagttactttcaacctctctctctctcttttgacCAAGAATGACCTTAAAATTGGATTAAGATGTCATTTCATTCTTTTGTCAATGACTTAATTTTAACTAACCCTTGGGTCAAATATCTCTGATTTGGTCCTCCTTGATACTTTGAAAatgatatcataaaaaaaacaattttttttttaattttttttaaatttttaatttttaatttttaattttttacttaaaagtCTAAAactaatttgattttgattgacaAGCCTTTCTATTTCATTGAATTAATCTCTTTCTTGTAGCAGCGGGCACCCGTGGTGGGCCCAAACTGCGACGCGCTCATTGGCGCGTGTCATGTAGTCCACTATGGAccacttttttattaaaaaaaagtcaaagcaAAGGACCAATTGCATTTTGGACTCTCTACGTTTGGTTCGTTCACATCTCATTTATTTAGTAGGCCATggaaaatttagttttatttttcatttttatattgcgtgaattttattatttaataattaatcatGAAAATTCCCTTTTAACCTCCTTAGGttaaatttaacataaaaataaatagattaaatagGAGTGCGATGAaccaatttgatattttaaagtgatttaataacttaatttaagttattaaataaataaatgtttgataaaatttaatacttattacttaataatataatttgattttaagttaaattatatttaagttattaacttaattcttattataagtattaagattgtctgataaaattaatttaaaatttattttaaattatcaaattgatatatttattatcataaattataattagggtgaAAAAGGTCGGGTAATATAAGAAGTCAtggaatagtaaaaaaaatcatgaaggTAACTATgataaataaggataaaaagataaaatgaaaatatggacttaataataaatttatttattaaaattattttttacttttaagtcatataattaagttattttatcaaacatacttaatttacttaaatatttaaattaaattattaagttacaaGTTAGTTTATCAAACATTCACAATAAgacttttttttccatttctcatatataattaatagattaattattttttatttttaacacgtttaaaatttagattttttttataaaaataaattataaattttatttatttataaattgtatttatttattacaatcataatttttaaaatcaaattggtAAGTATGTAAGGTAGAAAATTAAAtccaaatatataattttttatgctAAAACATGGTATATAAGGTAGAAAATTCAAATACATATCTTCTCTATATTATACCTAAATTAAAAATGTGATATTTTCTCAttgagatataaaaataaaaaagacaaaaatacccttgtGGAATTTCCTAGAAAATCTTCCATGctaaaatatgatatatatatatatatatatatatatatatatatatatatatatatatatatatatatatatatatatatccacttGAGGGGATATTATACCTAAATTAAAAATGTGCTGTTttcgaaaaaataaaaagacaaaaatacccttgtGTACATGCCCAGCTGAAAGGGAAGCCCAACAAGTCAAAACCCAATCAAGTAATTTTAAATGTGCAAAATAAGAACACATGCATTtgaattttgagggaaaaagaGAGAGTTATGGAGTTTGACCAGGTAAAACCAAGGCCAAAGTATTGTAGTTGGAGACTTTTAATTAGCAGTGGGAGGCATATTGGAATTTGGAAGAAGAGGAAAGTGTGAGGAACACCACCCTCTGCCCTCTCCTCAAAGACCAAGCAAAAATCTTTCATTCATACtcatttcaataattaaatttacttatatatatttttttatatttttgtctttcaaacttatttttttcctttttgatttttgatttttttgatttcttgggattttttttttgattttttggattttgattttgatttttttgaccCCTTGAAACCAAACCGCGTTTCCAACAGTGTTCAAAATCGTTGAATTACATTCCATAGCTGATAGCAGTCATAGCACATATacccttctttttctcttcttctgcTTCGCCTTCTTCTTCATCAACTTTGAATCCTCCTCTTTTCCATTATATAATTTCTCTCCTCCCAAACACACCCCATTTACTCTTTTCTTGTGTTTCTTCTGTCTTTATTTTCTGGGCTTCTGTTTTCTGAATTCAATTACTCTTTTGATTTCGGAACACCTTTTCTGGCCTTTGCTAAAAGGTGAAAACGTTTCTACCCTTTTCTGGGTCTACCTTTTTGGtgtctttcttattttctcagTGACCAAACAGGAGGGGATCAGCATCACCACCATGGTGCTCAAGGTTTTCCTCCTCGTTCTTCTGTTAGTCTGCGGCGCCGCCGGAACCCACGATCACAAATCAAAGAATGGCTCTCACCTCGCCGGAATCGAATTTCCGGAGCACCCCAGCTTCAATGCGGTCACAGCTTCAGCTACTACTGGGTGTAGCATCCCAAATTCGAAGAAATCGAACCCCTCACAAAATGAAGGGTTCGACAATTGTGATGACGATGTCGATGACGACGAGGCGGAAGACGGCGACGGCGATGTGAAACAGACGGTGAAGCTAAACCTGAAGCGCCGGTCGGCGGGCACAGAGAAGAAGGAATCGGTGGGTGTGTCAAAAATGAAGGACTTGGCAAGAATTCAGACTCTCTACAAAAGAATGACTGAGAAAAAGAACCAAAACACGGTGTCAAGGCTGAAGAAACAGCAATCGAAGCCCCAAGTAGCACCGCCAGCGGCGGCCCCGGAGTCCTCCGCAAGCGTGTTCTCCGGCCAGCTCATTGCAACGTTGGAGTCCGGTGTGAGCCTTGGGTCAGGCGAGTACTTCATTGATGTGTTTGTGGGTACACCTCCTAAGCATTTCTCTCTTATACTTGATACTGGTAGTGATCTTAATTGGATTCAATGTGTGCCTTGTTACGAATGTTTTGAGCAAAATGGACCTCATTATGATCCTGGGCAGTCCTCTTCTTATCGCAATATCGGTTGCCATGATTCCCGGTGCCACCTCGTTTCCTCTCCCGACCCTCCTCAGCCCTGCAAGGCTGAGAACCAGACCTGTCCCTACTACTACTGGTACGGTGATAGTTCTAACACCACCGGTGATTTTGCTCTAGAAACTTTCACTGTTAACCTCACCATGTCCTCTGGAAAGCCCGAATTGAGGAGGGTGGAGAATGTCATGTTTGGTTGTGGTCATTGGAATAGAGGCCTCTTTCATGGGGCTGCTGGATTGTTGGGATTGGGGAGGGGGCCACTCTCCTTCTCGTCCCAGCTCCAATCTCTGTATGGCCACTCTTTCTCTTATTGTCTTGTCGATCGAAATAGTGATGCTAATGTCAGCAGTAAGTTGATTTTTGGTGAGGACAAGGACCTCTTGAGCCATCCGGAGTTGAACTTCACTActttggttgctgggaaagaAAACCCAGTGGATACATTTTATTATGTCCAGATTAAATCCATTGTGGTTGGGGGAGAGGTGGTCAATATTCCAGAGGAGAAGTGGCAGATTGCCGCTGATGGCTCTGGTGGTACAATCATCGATTCAGGCACTACACTTAGTTACTTTGCTGAGCCTGCATATCAGGTTATCAAGGAGGCATTTATGGCCAAGGTGAAAGGATACCCAGTAGTaaatgattttcctgttttggaGCCTTGTTACAATGTTACTGGGGTGGAGCAACCGGACCTGCCTGACTTTGGAATTGTCTTTAGTGATGGAGCTGTCTGGAATTTCCCAGTTGAGAACTACTTTATTGAGATTGAACCAAGGGAAGTTGTGTGTCTAGCGATTTTGGGAACCCCGCCTTCGGCCCTTTCAATAATTGGAAACTACCAGCAGCAGAATTTCCATATCTTGTATGATACAAAGAAGTCTAGGCTGGGCTTTGCACCGACAAAGTGTGCTGATGTCTGACATTGCTAAGCATTTGGATGGTAGGAGGAAAGACTCTTAACATAACAGGTGCAGGAGGGCGATTGTCTGGTTCTTGTTTAAAGTGGTAacacaaatgaaattgaattcattttttttccttctgttGAAGTTCAGGTGACTGCATACTTATAAGCAGGGATCACTGGTGCATAACGGTTCCATCAAGAcaaattttaatgtatttatcattttaacCGCTCCACTTTGGATCCCTTTTTGGCTTGAAATTGTTGTTTGACGGTGAATACTATCAGTAAATGACATGTAAGTTTATGTACAAGTTCAATTTACATTTCCTTTTTGTACACATCCAAAATCAAACTCTTAAATGCAAGAGTTTGGTCATATGATTGCTCTTAGGCCTTAGTTTCGttcttttgaatattttctctacCAGCATTGATTCCCATTGTTCACTGATTTTTTCCCAAATCAGTGATCCTAGTTTTATCAGAAAGCTTTCACTCAAAAAGGCCCAAAATGAGATCTTTATAATAATGTTGAAAACCATTTGTTGATGTTGATATGTATGTAGATGAGTGACTTTTCCCATTAACCTAGTTAGAGGGATCTGTTATTTGTTGCCTCCTTTTAAATCTTTGTGCATGCTTTTCCTTATATTCTGTGGTAATTATAGCTCTATGTGGATTTAAAAGTTTCagaccctttttctttttctgggaAAACTAGACATTTTATTGTATAGTGCCGTCTGTTTGCTGATAATCAGCTTGTTGAAGACTAGCCCTAAAAAGGCTTGCAGCCAAAGGAAAGAGAAACATGTCTTTCTTAGAGCTTCCACTGCATTCCCAACAGGTTTTCCCCTATTTTTGTCTGCTTGTCCTGTTATGGTAACCCACTGCTTCATTCTTTGCTTGACTCGTGTGATTCTTACTGTTGGACTTTGCATCATGACCTACCATTCTGCAAATCAAACTTCTGTCTTTTGGAAGCAGTGGTGTATGGATGCATCATTTTCTCATGGACATCTAATGTTTGAGCATTTCTGTGTCATAGATTCTGCCCATAGTCACACAtgttaaatgtttttttcttgctttatgATGCTCATCTTGGTGTGTACACTGTAATTATATTGTAGTTAGGACAAGCTTGGCTTGATTTCTGGTGTAGTAGTCTGTAGATGGCAGTTTGTGTGCCAAGCATGGTCCGCTTTAGTTTGTGCCTGTCTGCTAAACACCATAAGAATCCTGTTCAAACAGGGTCAGCATTCAGCAAGTAGCCACAGGTCCCTGCCAAGCCATATCCCTTATAATTGCAATCACCTAACATCTTGCATATTAAGTCTATGGCAAAAATCATATCCCCAAAAAGGAATACATTCATTGACATACATTTGTGTTATTCTTCTATTCTTCTTGTTGGTACTTCACACGCTGCTTTGTTTTCACTATGTTCGAGTCTATGAGGCTATATTTGGCTTGCTTGCTTGGAAGGTGTCCTCTGCAAGGGCTGCACAGCCCTCCATCAAACCTTTGCAGGAGTGCAAATGTAGGGACTTGCATTCATTCATCTCTATGGATCATTTAGATGTTTCTGGATATGGTTTGCTGAGAGGAACAAGTTGTTTGGAGTCTTTGTTGTAGGATCATATCCTTCACTGAGGTGCTGAGATGGCTTTCATCTATTGcccatctctctctttttctttttgggttttttcttcATGTTGTTGGATCATACTGATGTTTTTTTGTATGGTTTGTTGCCTTTTCTTTGCGGGACTTAGATACCCTTTTGGGGAAAGGGTGGGAGGAGGTCCAAACTTCATAGGGTTGTGATTTGATTTCAGGTGTCTAGTGCATACAAACAGGGCGAAGCCATGCAATGCTTCTTCTATAAGGTTAAAGATTCTTACAATGGAGCTAAACTCTACACTTCTATTGACTTCTGCTTTTCCGGGATTAAAAGGAGcatttgttaaaatttaatccttaatgcttaataatttGAAAGGATTCTAAGTTAtgattaagttattaagtcatattaaatcattaaattgatttatcaaactttaagttataatctttaatttattttatcacatatatttaataatttaaattaaatcatattaagttgataaattaatttatcaaccTCAACCTCTAAATCTCTTACTCTTTAAACTTTTTTGAGGTGAGACAAAGAGGTGAATTTTTGTCTCCACAGAGTGGTAGTTTGGTAAAATTtcatacttattatttaataagttgattttaagttaaattattattaaattgttaatttaaaacttattacttattttttattttaagtattaatgtTGTTTagtaaagttaatttaaaatttattttttgacatatttaccttttttaattttaactcatatttatcttcattgaTTTGAACTCAGTTAATTTCAATGATTTTAggcaataaatttatttttaagacatttatatttaaagtattgtaaatGCATGAgataaccataaaatatttattataaaaaatgagtcatgaaTACGaaatcataattctaaaatatattcttataagCGTGACAAATGAAGTAAAAAGTATTTTacattaataataagttaactattttaatttaatatttaaagttaaaaataactttaagttattaaattatattaagttattaagttgatttactaaAAACCCTTTTAAGTATGATTAGTAGTATATCTATTTTAGGCACCTAGCCTAGGACTTCCAATTGGCTCACACCACAACTACCTTATAAGGGTGGGGGGTTCTTTTGCATCTATAGggctttttttctttatttttaaattgatctatttatttatttttaatataataattgttaggataaagctcttgaaagcatgatatgatgtaccaaaatgcaattttattaataaatttatttatttatttatttattattctaattCCTTTTATTGTTCTTGTTTGCATTAATTAaagaggtaatcttaataggtgaAAACAttatcttgttagattatgaatacTAGTTCATGAAGAGTTTTTATGTGATGGATAGTAAGTCACCTACCTAAGTTTCATCccattgttatttatataggatacTTAAGTGCacttgattctctttagtgaaatattgaataaacttcaaaattggattatgaggaagtTAGTACTTTTATGGGTTTCAATGGTCTCcgttttgagctcatatactaTAATAACACAATTTATAAGAGTTGGATTGTCTTTAAGTTCACTATTATGCGtaaaagtattttggtaattacataataTTGCATAGGGGATAGGGAATAAGTTTTCtagattgagttaattaattaataagataacttagttaattaatcaatcatgACCCATTTTTgactaaattaagtgacccaaattTTAGtagactcaagtcacttaagcctaataagagaactataaataccccttagaggttagggtttcaattATCTTTTGGTGTGACAACCATCATCCATCTCTAGAGAGAGAGACTAAGATTCCTCCATtccatcttttagttatttttaattatttttacttgttttttaataattatttaaaaaataatagttatacaaatatgaagaatgattaaaaatagtattacatataaaagttatttttaaaacatatttaaaaaattaaaaataagttaaaacatTTCAAGCTTACAAATAAAGCTTATATTTCACAAAacattaaagaacaattttcaaaaactatttttcaaaattgtactcgaaaacacttcctaaaaaaAGCTTGaatattctaatatatatatatataagtataattttataatttcttgtGCATgagaaattattcaaaattttgataaaaagaataattgagTATTTGCATATTTGGATTGTACTGactttttatgattaatttttatttattgaccatatatattatttttcttagtcttattatttaacaaaaacaGCAAAATCTCTCAAAAGatgttcttaaaaaatgaaaataaaaaattattttaaacacgTGTAACGGTATTACTCTCAATTTATTTCTCGTTCCATTCTCATTCTTATTGTTaccaaatattgaaataaaaattaataatcattCTAACCTTACATTTAGGTTCATTCATGTACAAAATATTGAATCACTAAATTCATTCctacttaaaaataaacaacaaggACTCTGTTAAATaattgctttttaaaataatttttttattctaaaaaaataaaaaaatatatttgacaataaaaaaacgaacagttttttattattaaaaacaaaaaataggatgGTTTTAGAGAATatgttttaactattttatcatattttttaaatccgttttaaaaaataattatataaatataacaaataatttaaaataaaatataaaatttatttttaaaatatgaaaaatatttcaagttcaagaagactacaaaatattaaaaaacagtttCTAAAAGTTTATCTCAAAGCAAAGCATCCTTCATGTTCTTCAATCGGCAAAGCAGAGGGGGCTTTTGTGGTC
The window above is part of the Vitis riparia cultivar Riparia Gloire de Montpellier isolate 1030 chromosome 12, EGFV_Vit.rip_1.0, whole genome shotgun sequence genome. Proteins encoded here:
- the LOC117927361 gene encoding aspartyl protease family protein 2-like produces the protein MVLKVFLLVLLLVCGAAGTHDHKSKNGSHLAGIEFPEHPSFNAVTASATTGCSIPNSKKSNPSQNEGFDNCDDDVDDDEAEDGDGDVKQTVKLNLKRRSAGTEKKESVGVSKMKDLARIQTLYKRMTEKKNQNTVSRLKKQQSKPQVAPPAAAPESSASVFSGQLIATLESGVSLGSGEYFIDVFVGTPPKHFSLILDTGSDLNWIQCVPCYECFEQNGPHYDPGQSSSYRNIGCHDSRCHLVSSPDPPQPCKAENQTCPYYYWYGDSSNTTGDFALETFTVNLTMSSGKPELRRVENVMFGCGHWNRGLFHGAAGLLGLGRGPLSFSSQLQSLYGHSFSYCLVDRNSDANVSSKLIFGEDKDLLSHPELNFTTLVAGKENPVDTFYYVQIKSIVVGGEVVNIPEEKWQIAADGSGGTIIDSGTTLSYFAEPAYQVIKEAFMAKVKGYPVVNDFPVLEPCYNVTGVEQPDLPDFGIVFSDGAVWNFPVENYFIEIEPREVVCLAILGTPPSALSIIGNYQQQNFHILYDTKKSRLGFAPTKCADV